In Nicotiana tabacum cultivar K326 chromosome 19, ASM71507v2, whole genome shotgun sequence, one DNA window encodes the following:
- the LOC107810181 gene encoding putative ripening-related protein 1 — MMNSSSLLVLLIFATFTYCLDARLQVCQPSGKIIGIKPPPGQCNPENDSDCCKQGKMYTTYKCSPPVTGNTKAVLTLNSFQKGGDGGGPSECDNQYHSDDTPVVALSTGWYSGGDRCLNYITVSANGKSVKAKVVDECDSTMGCDDEHDYQPPCPNNIVDASKAVWEALDIPEGDWGDYDITWSDA; from the coding sequence ATGATGAACTCTAGCTCGCTTCTGGTGTTGCTAATCTTTGCCACTTTTACTTACTGCTTAGATGCGAGATTACAGGTATGTCAGCCGAGTGGAAAAATCATAGGCATAAAGCCACCTCCAGGACAATGTAACCCGGAAAATGACTCAGATTGTTGCAAACAAGGCAAGATGTACACCACTTACAAATGTTCGCCTCCTGTGACCGGCAACACAAAGGCTGTTTTGACACTAAATAGCTTCCAAAAGGGTGGAGATGGTGGTGGACCATCAGAATGTGATAACCAATACCATTCTGATGATACTCCAGTCGTTGCCCTTTCAACCGGATGGTACAGTGGAGGAGATAGGTGCCTTAACTATATCACTGTAAGTGCTAATGGCAAAAGCGTGAAGGCTAAAGTTGTAGACGAATGTGACTCTACCATGGGATGTGATGACGAACATGATTATCAGCCTCCATGCCCGAATAACATTGTTGATGCCTCTAAAGCAGTGTGGGAAGCCTTGGATATACCTGAAGGTGATTGGGGCGATTATGACATTACATGGTCTGATGCTTAG
- the LOC107810180 gene encoding putative ripening-related protein 1 encodes MGTSLLLLLVFATLTYSSDARLQGCQPSGKIKGIKPPPGQCNPENDSDCCKQGKMYTTYKCSPPVTGNTKAVLTLNSFQKGGDGGGPSECDNQYHSDDTPVVALSTGWYSGGDRCLNYITVSANGKSVKAKVVDECDSTMGCDDEHDYQPPCPNNIVDASKAVWEALDIPEGDWGEYDITWSEA; translated from the coding sequence ATGGGAACATCACTTCTATTGTTACTGGTATTTGCCACTCTTACTTACTCCTCTGATGCAAGATTGCAGGGTTGTCAGCCGAGTGGCAAAATCAAAGGCATAAAACCGCCTCCAGGACAATGTAACCCCGAAAATGACTCGGATTGTTGCAAACAAGGCAAGATGTACACCACTTACAAATGTTCGCCTCCTGTGACGGGTAATACCAAGGCTGTTTTAACCTTGAATAGCTTCCAAAAGGGTGGAGATGGTGGTGGACCATCGGAATGTGATAACCAATACCACTCTGATGATACTCCAGTCGTTGCCCTTTCAACCGGATGGTACAGTGGAGGAGATAGGTGCCTTAACTATATCACTGTAAGTGCTAATGGCAAAAGTGTGAAGGCCAAAGTAGTAGATGAGTGTGACTCTACCATGGGATGTGATGACGAACACGATTATCAGCCTCCATGCCCGAATAACATTGTTGATGCCTCTAAAGCAGTCTGGGAAGCCTTGGATATACCTGAAGGCGACTGGGGCGAGTATGACATTACATGGTCCGAAGCTTAG